The genome window AGTGGGGGCTCATTCGGCTGCGAATATTAACAGCAAAGCAGAAGCGCGATGTTGAGTCCCTTCCAGGAGGATCAATGAAGACCCCGGACTGCATTCGTGCCAAGGTCATGCGCTGCCATGTAAAAGCACAGAGAGCATCATGAGAAGAGAATGCCTCTACCTCTTCTTTGAGCTTCGTAAGAGACTCTGACGAGAAGTGGAAAAGGTGACTTGAGAGGGGAGGCAGCTTGAATTCAGACATGCTTGACAGATCACTCTCCGCAGAATCAGGAGTAGGCATCAGAACGTACTCAGGAAAAGCAGCCATGTCGACGTTGCCGAGATCTCCTTCCATCAAGGGGCCGCGATCGTTAGATGGCACATCAAACGCGGAAAAGGATCCGGAACCACCACTAGCTACGGCAGTATTGTGTGACCATGTGCTCAGGATAGCGTCCAAGGCTGACGCATCACATGCCGAGTGATGAACTCCTACCGTTAGCAGAAGGCCACCTTCGACAAAGTTAGCCCGAGCTGCAAAGACAGGCTGGTCTGGTCGCTGTGGCATGACATCAATCGGGCCGACCTGGGCTGTAGTGAACTCTGCCAAGGGAAAGTTTCTCTCGCGCAATTCTGCATAAGAAGGCAGTGTATCGGTGAGATCCTTGCACCTACATAGTGTATCAGTCAGTGAGCGTTTGGACAAATGTCTTATGAAGACAACACGTACGGGAACATGAATCCATTTGGCGAGTCGAGAATTTGCACCTTTCGGGCCTTGacatcttgtccttcttctggacCCTGACCAAGACAATGACGTTAGCAAATATAACAACAGATATGATTtcactacttataatatgtCCCGATATCCAAGGAATTGAAGTGACAGTGTGAACTAAGCCCTTCTTTAAGTTCTCATATCTGTTTCCGTCAGTCTTCCGTTTGGCACTACGTCATATACAAGACTTACATCTGCTGCTTTTCCACACCAGGATTTGTCGCAAAACAAAGTATCAAGCGGATGCCATAGAGCCTGGTCATATTCATGTCCAAAGGCGTAAGCTTTTGTTTTGCAGAGAGTGGCTGCAGGCCATAGTGCTCCAAAGTTGCAAGAGAACGCTCTTGGTCACCTAGAACAGTAGATGTCTCGGACTGGAAATTGAGAGTGGAAGGCATTGTGATGGCAGTTAAAGATGAGAGCGATAGACAAAGGAGAGACAAACAGGTAGAAAGATGACCCCTTAAGTAGATAATTCGACGACACTATGGTGATTGTTTAAGCTTGTCCATGCAGCTGGGTTTGGAGTTTCTCGATGATGATTGGGCAGCTCAGTGCATACTACATTTAGTTAGTATGCTCATTCGCGAGCCGTATCCCTTTCTAATTTAGGCCAGGACCAGTAGACACCCTGGGAACCAGCCGCTGTGGGGACTACCAGATCCCATGGGTATCGCTCCCTCAACGCGACAGAGCCGACAACCTCGCATTTCTGACGTGACTGCTTCTGATTGAATCACTTTCTCTTCAATCAGAGAGCACTGATCATCAATAGAGCGTACTAAAAGGAGTCCCAACAACGATTCTGTATTAGATAAATATTCAACGTTTAATATGAAACTCTATTATTTGACGACTAAACCCAATCAAGAAATGCCGGCGAGCCAGCCCCTCATTACCCCAGACACAGACCCGAGGCATAAGATGGGCCGGTTTCCCTGGGCTCCCTAGCCAGTGGAACCTAAACCATTTCAAATTCCGCAATGCCCGCAAACACCCCTGCCACCTGTAGACAGGCTCGGTCGCCCACTGTCGACTCCCAAaggctcaagaagagggagtCTGACCGCAAGGCCCAGCGCGTCTCGCGCGAGAGGACCAAGAGTCGCATTGCATATCTCGAGGACCTCGTACAGAAGCTGAGTAGCGGAGACGATCACGATAAaaccttgtccttgatggCTCAGCTGTCCGAGGTGACGAAGCAGCGTGACTCCCTGGTTCGCTTTCTCGATTCTACGTCTCTGTCCTTTACTAGGCGTCTCTCCGAAGCTAAAAAGTGGGAGAGTAGCACTGCATCCCAAGAACAACCTCAAGAAAAGCAACCAAGCGTGTCGGGTTCTGTCTCCAGGGAATCTCCGGCAGCAATGCCGGGCTTGCTGGAGACACCTCTGGCCGGCAACGAGCTGAATCTGTTTTCGCCCGAGTTCACCGGGATCCTCCCGGGTGATATGGCATTAGAAGGCGGCCAGGCCTGTATGAATCTTGACTCTGCAACGTACAGTGCATCGCATAGTCACGCCGCCGATGAGAAGACTTCAGCAGTATCATCGTCCTGCGATTGCACTTCTTCAGAGACAAGGCGCCTTTCGGACGGATCGGTAGTCAGCCGTAATATATGGCAGGCGGGCAATCAGGTCTTAGAAGGACCCCCTGGACACCTATCAACCTCGATGCTTGATTTAGAGTACGAAGCTAGCGAAGATGTCCCAGTGCGCGTTGTGCTGTATGGCTGGGACCATCTGGAGCAATCGGGGAGGATGACACCACTTTGGAGGAGAATTCGGCACCTCGACGAAATCTGCTTTTCTGCTTGTGGCCAGGTTGAGCGTCTTGCCGTGATTCACATGGTTCACCGCTACATGCGCGCCTACGCTGACCCAACATCGGCCAATATCAGTACCATTCTACCACGATGGTATATGAAATCGTGAGTCTTTGTGTTTCTTTCAGCTTAAATTACTTCTTGACTAACAGGCCGACTCAAGTACGTCATCACAGGATATCT of Fusarium musae strain F31 chromosome 5, whole genome shotgun sequence contains these proteins:
- a CDS encoding hypothetical protein (EggNog:ENOG41), coding for MPSTLNFQSETSTVLGDQERSLATLEHYGLQPLSAKQKLTPLDMNMTRLYGIRLILCFATNPGVEKQQIAKRKTDGNRYENLKKGLGPEEGQDVKARKVQILDSPNGFMFPCKDLTDTLPSYAELRERNFPLAEFTTAQVGPIDVMPQRPDQPVFAARANFVEGGLLLTVGVHHSACDASALDAILSTWSHNTAVASGGSGSFSAFDVPSNDRGPLMEGDLGNVDMAAFPEYVLMPTPDSAESDLSSMSEFKLPPLSSHLFHFSSESLTKLKEEVEAFSSHDALCAFTWQRMTLARMQSGVFIDPPGRDSTSRFCFAPNEPPLPPSYMGDASMGCVTEKISVATIISNNGLKHASATMRRSLNDFNSPRRVASTIGLLKSRPDPTDLKLSFNGFLGPDVVESSWADLGVHGHRWGNAVGTLDAVRIPGEGSDGTMMILPRLKYSGLDVVVGLSKAAMDKLLKDEEFASFADS
- a CDS encoding hypothetical protein (EggNog:ENOG41) is translated as MPANTPATCRQARSPTVDSQRLKKRESDRKAQRVSRERTKSRIAYLEDLVQKLSSGDDHDKTLSLMAQLSEVTKQRDSLVRFLDSTSLSFTRRLSEAKKWESSTASQEQPQEKQPSVSGSVSRESPAAMPGLLETPLAGNELNLFSPEFTGILPGDMALEGGQACMNLDSATYSASHSHAADEKTSAVSSSCDCTSSETRRLSDGSVVSRNIWQAGNQVLEGPPGHLSTSMLDLEYEASEDVPVRVVLYGWDHLEQSGRMTPLWRRIRHLDEICFSACGQVERLAVIHMVHRYMRAYADPTSANISTILPRWYMKSPTQDISGHPAVDYFAW